The genomic segment TGCCAAAGAAGGACCCTGTCAAAATAGTGCGATGGTACGATTGCGCTCATCTACTACATCCATTTGATTTCTGAGAACTGAATATGACACCTCCTCTGTTATTCACCATTTTCAGCCACGAACACATTGAAATCTTGACCGTGAATGGAGAGTTGCTCTTCTTCAGACAGCGAGAAGGCCCCTTCTATCCCACCCTCAGACTGTTGCATAAATGTAAGACTTTTGTATCATATAATGTtagttagaaaaaaacaaaacagtttttaaCTTTTTGAAACCACACACTACAATATGAGACCGATAAACGGACCATAGCTAACGTCTTTATCttctgttgaaaaaaacaaataacatgaGTGGAATAAGTTCCGCATTGTTTTCAGTGTGTTATGCAAATTTAAGGAGAAAAACATGATTGTTTTGTAtagtaaaaatatatgtaattatAAACAATATCCCCCAGCCTTAGATGATATATTAATTTGTGGTAACAACAAGCCTTCTTAACCCCTCACAGATCCGTTCATTCTTCCTCACCAGCAAGTAGACAAAGGTGCCATCAAATATGTTCTAAGTGGCGCCAACATCATGTGTCCTGGACTGACGTCACCAGGCGCCAAACTCTACCCAGCTGCATCAGACACAGTAGTTGTATCCTTTCATCTATTGTTGGTTTGCGTGATGTTAGCTACCCTTCTTACCACCTTACAAATACAAGTTACGTGAACACTTTGCAACATGTggacaatattttttgtgtaattgtgtttgtattgttttaaacaTGTATGTCAAAATGTGTAACTGCTGTAAataatgtgtatactgtattcccTTACACAAATACAGAACACACTTACTCACTTTTTAGAGAACTATTCGCTATCTGCCAAACTGTATACAATTTCCAGTACTGAAAACGTGTAATATTGCTTGGTAAATGGCAACTTCAATTATTCTTGACATATATTGTAACTATTCCAAAGAAGTACAAATAGGCCTCCCCCTAAAGGAAGCACAAGCATTAAAAAATGGTACCTTCAAAATcacatgtattatttttgtagtGTATGTTGGCCTTAACAAGAAATTGTAGGCTATTATGGCAGAGGGCAAACAACACGCGCTGTGTGTTGGCGTCATGAAGTTGTCTGCGGAGAGCATGTAAGTTTCAAAGTGAATTTATCGAAATTGTATTGAGTTACGACGCTGATGACTATCATTTGTCTTTTGTACAGAGAAAAAGTCAACAAGGGCATTGGCATCGAGAATGTTCACTATTTGAACGACGGACTGTGGCACATGAAGacgtataaataataaaaaaatttaaaaaacacccaACCTTCCTGCCAAAATGTATACATAGCTCTTGCTAGCAGATGTTTACACCGATTTAAGGCTTTGTACCAATTCATTCAATTAAAAGAAACGTCTCACTTTGAGCACTTGTCTTCTTCACATTGCACCTGGTTAATGTCAAACAGGATGTTTGCTTGTATAATGGCTGAGGCGTGATCCAATCCTGACAATAAAAATGGTATGCCAACTGTAGTGAAATGCATGTACATGTTCATATtataaagaccctgtaaagtgagttcagagatttttttt from the Vanacampus margaritifer isolate UIUO_Vmar chromosome 10, RoL_Vmar_1.0, whole genome shotgun sequence genome contains:
- the mcts1 gene encoding malignant T-cell-amplified sequence 1, translated to MFKKFDEKENVSNCIQLKTSVIKGIKSQLLDQFPDIESWLNHIMPKKDPVKIVRCHEHIEILTVNGELLFFRQREGPFYPTLRLLHKYPFILPHQQVDKGAIKYVLSGANIMCPGLTSPGAKLYPAASDTVVAIMAEGKQHALCVGVMKLSAESIEKVNKGIGIENVHYLNDGLWHMKTYK